TTTGTTATCTCTTGGATAGTCTTTGCATTTCCCTCTTTGGGTGCTTAGGTCAACTCTATATAATTCATTACCACAAATTCATGCGTGTGGAGTTGTTTTCTTATAGATGTCAATTCTAAGTGTGCATGATCCTCCTTTGAAGTTTATTCAAGGTTTTGTTGTGGTTATGGAATTGCCCCTGCCAAATACTCAAGTTACTGGTATATATTTAGGATTTTTAATTTGACTCCTTGATTATCTTCAGAATGGTTTGGTTTAACTGACTAAGGTCGCTTCACTGGGTGCCCGATACGGCCTAGTGTTGTGTTAAAAAATGGCCCTGATTCTTTAGACATACACATAACCACAGGGTACTGAGTTTGGATAAAAGGTTGGTCTGGGAGGAGTTGGGGTGTAGGCGAGTTTGGCCTTTGTTATGGCTATACTATAATTTGTAACCCAAGACGCACTGATCGTAATAACCTTATAGTTTGCCATATCATGtatcaaaatattctgagatcAATTATAGTTTTGCTATATCATgtatcaaaatattataaaatcaatcactatttggattttatatgtattttatttataaataaaaccGATGATTTCTTATGGATTTGCCGCTTAGCTTTTGAGGTTTCAAAATTATACACTGTCGttcttttcttatatatttgattaattgagcttaaattatattttacatttaatCTCTCTACTTGAACCCGTATTATTATGTCATCATATGTAAGAAAATATGGACTATCTCCATTGGAAACACTTTACTGTTATTGATTTTGCCCAAACGATTTTTTGTGAGACCAAGGCTTTGGCTATTTTTGATCTGGTGGGCCCTTATaatgttaggttttttttttgtgcaaatcCATTTGCAAATTTGTAGCGATCATAGTCATTACACCGTTGGATGCATGTAAAGgggaattttttaattatatttttgagtAATGCTAAGCTTACCATTTTTGCCATTACTTATACACatgataagtttttttttttttttttttgataggacaTGATAAGTTTTGAGTGGTGGAATTTTCGGCCGACTACGAGTTGTGATATAACATTTTCCTATTTTTCCTTACTTTTGGGACAGCACGATAAGATTCTTTAATGGGGGACAGTCTTAACTGTGTAGCATTGGTAATTTCGAAACGAAAATGAAAGCTGAAATTGATTTCTCACTCTTGGGGTGATGTATTTCTGTAGGCTTAGGAATGAGAGCCCAATAATTGTAACACATCAGTGGGTCAAGGTTGAGAGAATCACGTGATCAATAGGGTTTCCGTAGGGGAATTTATCtatcaaaatcaaatacttcttaacttggaaaaaaaaaaaaacagtttgataatattatttgtatttttaaaaaatatatatgaataaaaaattgtgtaaaaatattaaaatattatttaaaaaccgAAAAATAAGCTTAAAATCACATACTAAAACGGCTCCAAATAGTTATCTATATGTGTTCTTCCAATTTGTCACACCTACTTTATAGACCCAGTCAACTTTAGCGAGATCATTCTCCTAGAATAATTAGATCATTATATCATAATTTGTAGGGTCATACGTTAGTAAAGACCTTAAAGAATTataatgatgaatttttttttggataaactaaGAATTATAATGATGATAGAATGTAATACTAATACACACTACAAATTATAGAGGAACGAGGTCTTGAGCCAAGTGTAGAAAATTGACTGGGTCTATGAAGTAGGTAttggaaaattgagttaaaGTATGTTTTAGTCATCAATGTATCAATGTTTTTGTCTCTAGACACTTTTTTGGTATTTGCTACCAACATGATGTAATCTCGATCTTCGATATAAAAATCTGCGCATGTCAATTTTTTATCACTGTATCACAAGACCAGGTCTTTCCCTTTCCTCCACTCCAACCAGAGTCAAGAGCTCTGTCTctgtctttcttttctttcacacACTCTCTCGCTATAGGAagcaaaacattttattttggtAGTAACTGGTTAAATATCTTTTGAAGTTGCGGAAGATTAAGTCTGTCTATAAATACAATTTTCTCCAAATCAAGCTATTTGTTacataaacatttaaaaaaacacaGAACTCGACACAAACTTAGTTTGTTCTATATAGTAATTACTATAAGATGTAATAGTTACACGGGATTACATGGGAATTCTTATCAAAACTCAACTTCTTTGATGGAGCTAAATTAttacacatatatattatttatatatatatatatatatatctaaggCTTATGGTGCTGGGTATAGATGTAATCCAAGTGAGCCTCAGCAATCATCCTTCTCTGCAAACATTCTTCATCATTGTCACCACACTTCTCTAACCCCATCAGCTGTAGGCAAGCACACAagccaataaacaaaaaatcaacCAGCCAAACTAAGACTATATTTTTCAAAGCCTAAAAATTAGAAgatatttttagagagagagagagagagagagagagagaaggataAAGTAATTTTACATCGGAAATATCTTTCAAGTCTGTGAGTGACCCAGCAGCATGAGATATCCCATTAGCTTTCACCTCCTCATAACCTATTAAGCCAAAAATAACAATCAAAAGATGTACATATAACTTATAGAGAGGAAAATTAAGTAAGAAAAGAAGCTTTAGCTACCTTGTTTTGGTGGTAGGAGACGAGCAGATGCTAAGaaagagcaaaaaagaaaaagaaagatgacaGAGACTTGAACATTTTGTGGCTTCATTGTTTCACACTTTCACCAAGTGTTTTTGTGTAGGTGTAAGGAAGGGTAGTATGCTTGGGCTATAAATAAGATGAAAAACGTATGCTGCAATTATGTCACGTGGACGACCCAAGCATGGCAGTTACAAAGTTACAAACAAGTGAAACAACTTTACATAACAGTTGGTGGTCCTATCCCTTTCATGCCCTAAGAATTCTTccgattacaattttttttgtcacaacttttCAATGTAACAGCCAGTAAATATATcaatccattattttttttttcttttatatttacaaTTTGCTATGTTAGAAACGTGACAAAATTACGACAAAAAATAGTTGATGGTACTAGATTTTCTTATGTTATactattttgtaataaaaagcATCATCATATTATGGTGTTAGATTTTCTTTACTATTCACCATTTTTTACATCAGAATTGTGCAAGAATTAcgacaaaattaaaaagtttaacAGTGTTAAAATTTTTCGCCTTATACTCATTTGTTAATAAAGATCATCATCATATCACTTCATGGCTTATACCGTGGTATACAAGTCCAAGAGAGATCAACGAAGAGGCATGAGGTATGTGCATATGTGCGCTTGTCATTGTCAATTTGTCATAGCGGTCCAAATccaatgaatgcaaaaaaacaaaatacaaaagaagAATGTGAACTTGGGAAAGAAAGAAGCTTTACGCACCATCCCTTATTTTCTAGTTTTGCCACCCCATTAATTTTCTACTAGGAAAACGAAAGAGAATACGGTGGGACATGTTTACTTTCCAAGTCAACCTGTGGACTGCCATGGCCAACAGCTGTTTCCCATTTCCGTATTTTAGTTTGCTCCTCTCATACTTTCCACGAGTTCCGCAAGTGTCTACCACTGATTTTCTATTCTAATTGCCAGTTGCAGCCACTGATTTGTTTTCCTTCCACGATTGTTAGAAATATAGAATTTTACCTTAAGATAATGaaatagtttttactttttaattaaagCTTTTCATAAcagtaatcttttttttttttttttttttgagaaacgatgAGTATAATCTTTAGTTGTAAAAGTTTCAAAGCTATGTAAATTCCGTTGTATAGACATAACGCTGTCTTACAAGATCGCTGTCCCCACTACTGGATTCTCATACTTACATATCTATTCTCATTGCTCACGCAAGTCTACACATGACAGTGAACCCCGCAAGACTTTCTATGACTGAAAGGATCTTGAAATGACAAGTTAAGGACCATttggatgtaaaaaaaaagacCACTCCTCACTTATCACTTAAATATGATCATTCATCACTTTATAACTCATTTTCTATCACtcaataattttcaattatcTCCAAAACCTGTTTTGGCTCCTAAAATTCAGTTTTGTTTTCAACTTTATGTTGGAAAGATAGTATGAAGTGAATAAGAAATCGATGTTTTCTATATTCACTTGAAAATATTGTTATAAGTGGTGAAAATTtttgagtcccacattgaaaatgaTAGAGAATATGAGTTTGGGCTAGATATTGGGTTGGGTTTTAGGCAGGTGTGGACTAGGCTAGCTTATCCAGTtactaataatattttattattttaattattgagtCAGTTAGTCTGTGCACAGCAGTTATTACTAAAACAGAGTGTCTATTCAGTAACGTATAAGTTTTCATAATCCCTCATTCATAAAaacaacttttcaaaaaaaaaaaaaactctcaaagtgagaaattttttgttcattcatttggtatcaaagagagagaaataggcATTAAGTAGTTCGCAGAGCACGATCTTGTATGCTTCGTTTTCgtgttatatattattttatcctGAGAGGCAGACGTCCGTGAGTCTTAAAGCACCACAGTGATTGTGTGAGGAGCAAAATCTGCTTTAAGGAAATTGTGTCAAACACAAGACTTGATCTCAATTGTTTATCCTTTCACGCATTTAGTATGTGAGTCTTTAATTATTTGCatatttctatttatatatattcagtaTTTATTAATTGTATTTACCTTTCACATCTATTTGTGTTATtgcttattcttaaatatgcGTATTGTTCTTTTTACTttatcacaaaagtaaattattgaattatatcaaacactttaaaaactaaaaaacgtGGGACCCACCCTCTGACCTTGCTAACATTGTCCTTTGTGGGTATGCCTTcttctttaatcattttttttaataaataaaataatcgACACTTTCTCTCTGTCAGTCAGtgtgtcttcttctttgttcctTGTAGCTTTTAGTGTTTGATAGCCATCAAACTTTATCACTTTAGACAACAACTATTTTTTCCATTGATGAGAAGAAGGCTTTGTGCTTGAGAACGACTAAAACCAGATGTgaagaaaggaaggaaaaaaaaggatgaaaaaagaagcaattgatgtgaagaaaggaagaagaagaagaagaaaaaaaaaaaaagaatccagATCTGAACCTGCAACGGGTGGAAATAAAGGAGGaggagaaaatgtgaaaaagaaagagaagtgaaAAAGCTTTTGGTGTTTGATGTGAAAACACAAAGTATTGGATTTCATAGATTccatttaattattaaattcccATGTAACTCATAACTCAAGTATCTGAAAATACCATAaacttgttttcaattttcataactcattaCTCACTTTGGTGAGAATTGAgggatgaaaacaaaatttaaaaacacatccaAACAAGCAATTGCTCCGTGGGATTCACTATTTTttagtgatgagtgatgaaaatagaGTGATGGGTGATGAAAACACCAAAATCTAAACAGCTCCTAAGCGTCCACTTTCAGCATAGTCGGAGAAAATTTATTAGGTATCTTATACATGTATTCATCCTCTTATATGGGGTGGATGGTTCATCCTATGTAAGAGGATGAATATATGTAATATCAACTCATCTAGTATGAAAGCTCaatagtgcaaaacacaatAACTTATTTagattcttaattttaaatttacgGCTAAATTGTTTTTACTCTACTTAACTAAGTACGGAGTAAGAGTAAATGAAACGCAATAAACCAGAACTACTTTATAGTGCATAagcatatataataaataataaatgtaaatcacaaagagtaagggaagagatatgcaaacacaagataacatcaagacgtgttatcgaagaggaaatcaaaGTATTcaacgaaaaacctctctgcggCCCTCCAAGCTgaaatgatccactagtgaataaagttggagtacaaggatatcaaaaagaccctccaagcctaatctacccactgTACTTGAACCCTCTAAGTTCTAGCTCCCAATGGACTTCACCGAGTCatgtcttcactagttatccGAATCCCATAATTAACTCCAAATGGCATCCACCATAGCACCATAGAAtgacttcttccaatgcttcccacaTGCACCAAAACAATTCTTAACACTCAAATTGGGTGAGGTATGTGTTTGGGCTAaaaacctctcaaggatttgtaATCAGAGAGGAAAGAGTAGaggaaaactaagagaaatgTGTAAATGATTGTGGGTTTACAATCtttaactctcaagtgtattatttctagggttttctctttgaaaatctccttacaattttgtgggtaatgtgagcttttatagtgtgggtaaagaaatTAGAAAAGCACATTAAAATAGCCTGTCAGTGCATCTCATTAGTCATCTCGCAAGTTGGCCTAGTTGCGAGATGAGTTGCGAGATGCCTTCTAGCACTTGACTTTTTAGCTTCCAGCATGTGCTTTTTACGTGGCATTTCGCGGGTTGTCCACTTGCGAGCTAGTCGTGAAGTTCTTTGTTCTTCACAATTCTTCACTAAACGCTCACACtcaacccttacattaaatcAAGGGAGTCAATCTTGTACTGGTTTAGCTAGTGGAATGATATATTTTGGTACCGATCAATACAAGTGTACCGTTttgggtttaccgctattttttatatttacaataataataataataataaaagtttaccataaaacaatacagaaaaaaataatataaaacataGAAACCttaattgttcattgcatattaagaaaacaaataatacaaataagttatcattctacctttacaaaaatttgaaaattacaaaactaaaaaaaaaaaaaaggttttttttttttttttttttggtattggcTGGTATAATCGAAATTGGCTGGTACGATTGGTACACGGCTGGTACAGTCGGTATTTAAATTAGTACGAAATAGCCGCATTTCGGTACCTGTGCACGTATCAGAACAGTAAATACTGGCCGTACCAGCGGGGACAATACTGTATCGACCACCTTgcattaaatcccacaaacatAAAAGAAATGATTGActaaatacaatcaaatttgacatggaattaaaaaaaaaaaacaaaacataattgaaaattacaactttGCACAGTATAACACCGCTCTTGAGTTACATTTTCCActaataaaatggaaaaaaataaaaaagagagaagaaaaacaatcaaTTTGTTAGTAATATAATAACTAAGAGCTTTGAAGCTGAAttgcactttttatttttattttatagaaatctCCAAGATTCAAACTCCTCCTTCaaattataattatcaaatgaaaaaaaaaattataagtaataATAACTTCTTCAGTTGATGaatttgtttactttttttgttgACTCGATTTGACCAAATCCATGAGTGTCGTTGCCTCTTGTCACTTGTTTCGGTTAGATCCATAATTGTCACTACCTTTTGCCGCTCATTCCAACCAAATCCATTACTGCCATTATCCATCGCTACTCTTTCTATGTAGATCATAGCCAATGTTGACACACACATCTACCACAAGTGGAATTTTAGATGATGGAGTGGTCATTTCTTAGCAATCAACAATGGGTTTCTTCCTTCCTCGCATGACTTTGTGCTCAACCCTAGTTGTTTCGAAGTTGGAGCTAGGAAGGTTGTTATGCGGCCCTGAGATGGGAAATTTGTGTTACAGGgctgaagaagaaaagggaaaggaaataagatattaacaaaaatagataaattttaatctaaaatgaatttaaaatgatTACAAGTGTTAGGTTTTAGATTGGTAAATGTTGTGACATTGTAATGGTCAAACATGTTTGTAATGAGTTCATTCAAGTTATACCACGTTCAAGAcagtttttttaagaaatagcTCAAGTTAGCAAGAAAGCAAGGCTTGACTGCTTTT
The sequence above is drawn from the Quercus robur chromosome 7, dhQueRobu3.1, whole genome shotgun sequence genome and encodes:
- the LOC126692055 gene encoding putative phytosulfokines 6, yielding MKPQNVQVSVIFLFLFCSFLASARLLPPKQGYEEVKANGISHAAGSLTDLKDISDLMGLEKCGDNDEECLQRRMIAEAHLDYIYTQHHKP